Proteins encoded by one window of Paenibacillus sp. DCT19:
- a CDS encoding NAD(P)/FAD-dependent oxidoreductase, which translates to MTAQTNGHEMTDLLIIGGGPAGLFAAFYGGMRQASVTLVESMPQLGGQLAALYPEKYIYDVAGFPKVTAQELVNNLIEQMSHFNPNIRLEEKVVSVEKKEEQHFIVKTDENEYHAKAVIITAGVGAFEPRRLELEGAAKFEKTNLHYFISDLNAFAGKKVLISGGGDSAVDWALMLEPIAEQVTLIHRRDKFRAHEHSVENLMNSKVNVVTPTEITELHGDETITKVTLAHVKTKETQEIEVDDVIVNFGFVSSLGPIAEWGIEIDSNSIVVDSRMETSIPGIFAAGDITTYPGKLKLIAVGFGEAPTAVNNAKVYFDPDAKLSPGHSSNMKR; encoded by the coding sequence TTGACTGCACAAACTAACGGTCATGAAATGACTGATTTACTTATTATTGGTGGCGGCCCTGCAGGACTATTCGCCGCATTTTATGGTGGAATGCGTCAAGCTTCCGTTACCCTGGTTGAAAGTATGCCTCAGCTGGGTGGACAACTTGCAGCTTTGTACCCGGAAAAGTACATCTATGATGTAGCTGGGTTCCCGAAAGTCACTGCTCAAGAACTCGTAAACAACCTGATTGAGCAAATGAGTCACTTCAACCCGAATATCCGCCTTGAAGAAAAAGTGGTATCCGTGGAGAAAAAAGAAGAACAGCATTTCATCGTAAAGACAGATGAGAATGAATATCATGCCAAAGCTGTTATCATTACAGCAGGTGTAGGTGCATTTGAACCACGTCGTCTGGAACTTGAAGGCGCAGCGAAGTTTGAAAAAACGAACCTGCACTACTTCATCAGCGATCTGAACGCCTTTGCTGGCAAAAAAGTACTCATCAGTGGTGGCGGAGACTCCGCTGTAGACTGGGCACTTATGCTGGAGCCTATCGCAGAGCAAGTGACTCTGATCCATCGTCGTGATAAATTCCGTGCACACGAGCACAGTGTAGAGAACCTCATGAACTCTAAGGTTAATGTGGTTACACCTACCGAGATCACTGAACTTCATGGTGATGAAACGATCACTAAGGTTACACTTGCTCACGTCAAAACGAAGGAAACTCAAGAGATCGAAGTCGATGACGTTATCGTTAACTTCGGATTTGTGTCCTCTCTCGGCCCTATTGCAGAGTGGGGTATTGAGATCGATAGCAATTCCATCGTGGTTGACTCACGGATGGAAACATCGATCCCAGGTATCTTCGCTGCTGGTGACATCACAACATACCCTGGTAAGCTTAAACTGATTGCCGTAGGATTCGGTGAAGCACCGACAGCAGTCAACAACGCGAAGGTATACTTCGACCCAGATGCTAAATTGTCCCCAGGACACAGCAGTAACATGAAACGCTAA
- a CDS encoding sporulation histidine kinase inhibitor Sda, giving the protein MAMLSDEMLLDSYHKAIELDLERDFIALLLAEIHKRKLGTDVSAILH; this is encoded by the coding sequence ATGGCTATGTTATCCGATGAGATGTTGTTGGATTCCTACCATAAGGCGATTGAACTTGATCTCGAGAGAGATTTCATCGCGCTGCTTTTGGCAGAAATTCATAAGCGCAAACTGGGTACCGACGTATCTGCCATTCTTCACTAG
- a CDS encoding YheC/YheD family protein, protein MSRQLASKWRKTAALLKYPVAAVHIPQTMAFNARNLQLMLGRYGMVYIKPIVGGGGYGVIKVSTSGGSYRYTHMKVTRTFTNYSQMYRSLMRVKAKRRYLIQQGIHLATIQGRPVDYRVKVVKTERGWVFRALVGRLARPGLCITNLSKGGTMLSGRRALQLSLPHISSRHKRREMRALTLTCTRIMEVQFPGVGQLGFDYGIDYSGKIWILEVNTRPQ, encoded by the coding sequence ATGTCGAGACAACTTGCGAGCAAGTGGCGAAAGACAGCAGCCTTATTGAAATATCCGGTAGCAGCCGTTCATATTCCACAGACGATGGCGTTCAATGCAAGAAATCTGCAGCTTATGCTTGGCCGTTATGGCATGGTATATATTAAACCGATTGTGGGTGGAGGGGGTTACGGTGTAATCAAAGTATCCACAAGCGGTGGGAGCTATCGTTATACCCATATGAAAGTAACCCGGACATTTACCAACTACAGTCAGATGTATCGTTCTCTAATGCGAGTAAAAGCCAAACGCAGATACTTGATTCAACAAGGCATCCACTTAGCTACAATTCAAGGTAGACCTGTGGATTACAGGGTGAAGGTAGTTAAGACGGAACGAGGCTGGGTGTTCCGAGCATTAGTGGGGCGTTTGGCCCGTCCAGGGCTGTGCATTACCAATCTAAGCAAGGGTGGAACCATGCTGTCTGGCAGAAGAGCACTGCAGCTCTCACTTCCTCATATCTCGAGCAGACATAAACGTCGTGAAATGCGTGCTTTGACCCTCACATGTACACGCATCATGGAAGTTCAATTTCCAGGTGTAGGGCAGCTTGGGTTTGATTATGGTATAGATTACAGCGGAAAGATATGGATTCTCGAAGTAAATACCAGACCCCAATGA
- a CDS encoding Ppx/GppA phosphatase family protein, translating into MKQNETLGIIDIGSNSIRLVIYELDQNGAYRNIHEDKYAARLSNAVEANGQILRPSLDKAITVLKQFKAKCEAFQTHRIRAAATAAIRNATNAQEIIGWLEQETGLEVECVSGDQEAYYGFLGVIQSIDLADGYVVDIGGGSTEITVFRDRKRLHSISLPIGAVNSYARYGGEDTWSNDHIEALCNQVAEALREHDWVRQHPGLPLIGLGGTMRTLAKIEQKRTQYSLPVTHHYEISAASMDNMCKSLPHLTSAQRKKVPGLAKDRADIIVPGILILRTVFDMIQGDHYVVSGAGLRDGILRDLMSPLCPEAPNALEISVRNFIHFGPPVPEQHLKRVHQDAVVLYRALMGEAPEPADARILYTAAMLHGAGKQINYFRYTQHSSYWIMNAGIYGLSHRETVLTAIAADYHPKKRTPQLLNKHRDILKDSDERHAHRLGSILRASEAINRSESISAVMATTKNGSLQMHFICTAEPLMELSGLEDALKDLEDAWEVKSVYSIQQASKE; encoded by the coding sequence ATGAAACAAAACGAAACGCTTGGCATTATTGATATTGGCTCGAACTCGATCCGTCTCGTCATCTACGAACTGGATCAAAATGGAGCATACCGGAATATCCATGAAGATAAATATGCTGCTCGCCTAAGCAATGCAGTTGAAGCAAACGGACAAATTCTTCGTCCTTCATTGGACAAGGCTATAACCGTCTTGAAGCAATTCAAGGCTAAATGTGAAGCATTCCAAACCCATCGTATTCGTGCTGCGGCTACGGCAGCTATTCGTAATGCTACGAATGCTCAAGAGATTATCGGTTGGCTCGAACAGGAAACAGGACTCGAAGTTGAATGTGTATCCGGGGATCAAGAGGCCTATTATGGTTTCCTTGGCGTTATCCAGTCCATTGATCTGGCTGACGGATACGTCGTGGATATTGGCGGAGGTAGTACGGAGATCACCGTGTTTCGAGACAGAAAAAGACTACATAGCATCTCCCTTCCCATCGGTGCTGTAAATTCCTATGCACGGTATGGTGGCGAGGATACTTGGTCAAACGATCATATTGAGGCACTATGTAATCAAGTTGCTGAGGCACTACGCGAACATGATTGGGTAAGACAGCATCCCGGACTTCCCTTGATCGGTCTTGGCGGCACCATGCGTACCTTGGCCAAAATTGAGCAAAAAAGAACGCAATATTCGTTGCCCGTAACCCATCACTATGAGATTAGCGCTGCTTCCATGGATAACATGTGTAAATCTCTGCCTCATCTCACTTCAGCACAGCGCAAAAAGGTACCGGGCCTAGCCAAGGATCGGGCAGATATCATCGTTCCAGGTATCCTTATTCTACGTACGGTCTTCGATATGATCCAAGGAGATCATTATGTGGTTAGTGGCGCAGGCCTGCGTGATGGAATCCTTCGGGATCTGATGTCACCGCTCTGCCCTGAAGCACCCAATGCACTGGAGATCAGCGTACGTAATTTCATTCATTTTGGCCCTCCAGTTCCTGAGCAACATCTGAAACGTGTGCATCAGGATGCGGTTGTTCTATACCGCGCCTTAATGGGCGAAGCTCCTGAACCAGCGGATGCGCGAATTCTATATACAGCCGCCATGCTGCACGGCGCAGGTAAACAGATTAATTATTTCCGCTATACCCAGCATTCTTCGTACTGGATTATGAATGCAGGGATATACGGACTTTCTCACCGGGAGACGGTACTGACTGCCATCGCAGCCGATTACCATCCCAAAAAAAGAACGCCCCAATTGCTGAATAAGCATAGGGACATTCTAAAAGATTCAGATGAGCGCCATGCCCATCGACTCGGCTCCATTTTACGTGCATCGGAAGCCATCAATCGGTCAGAGAGTATCTCTGCTGTAATGGCAACGACAAAAAACGGCTCGCTGCAGATGCATTTCATCTGTACAGCAGAGCCGTTAATGGAACTCAGTGGGCTGGAAGACGCCCTCAAAGATTTGGAAGACGCTTGGGAAGTTAAGTCAGTATACTCCATTCAGCAGGCTTCCAAGGAATAA